One window of Lagenorhynchus albirostris chromosome 16, mLagAlb1.1, whole genome shotgun sequence genomic DNA carries:
- the LOC132507238 gene encoding PEST proteolytic signal-containing nuclear protein-like, whose protein sequence is MVDGKAGEEKPEKLQQTGAAGGPEEGAEKPVKTKTVSSSNGGGNSSRSAEKRSAEEAADLPTKPPKISKFGFATGSQTTKKASAISIKLVSSKPKETVPTLAPKALSAVAAFKEDEDSEPE, encoded by the coding sequence ATGGTGGACGGGAAGGCTGGAGAGGAGAAGCCTGAGAAGCTGCAGCAGACTGGAGCCGCCGGAGGACCTGAAGAAGGAGCAGAAAAACCCGTGAAAACTAAGACTGTTTCTTCCAGTAATGGAGGGGGAAATTCCAGTCGCAGCGCTGAGAAGCGATCCGCTGAAGAAGCTGCAGACCTCCCAACAAAGCCTCCAAAGATCTCCAAGTTTGGATTTGCCACAGGTAGTCAGACAACAAAGAAAGCCTCAGCCATATCCATCAAACTTGTCTCAAGTAAGCCTAAAGAAACCGTTCCAACTCTTGCTCCAAAAGCCCTTTCAGCAGTAGCAGCTTTTAAGGAAGATGAGGATAGTGAACCAGAGTAA